A genomic stretch from Bosea sp. F3-2 includes:
- a CDS encoding aldo/keto reductase, giving the protein MSGTIAATTKTIRGEAIPALGFGTFELTGPAGETAIRTAIDLGYRQIDTAIRYGNEAEVGRAIRASGVARGELFVTTKIWFNDLAPDTVHRRVGESLDRLGLDQVDLLLVHWPTKDVPLGETLAAFAEEKRKGRTRLIGVSNFTVALLDEALEVHKAELFCNQVEYHPFLSQEKLLARMRRAGMLLNAYQPIARGKVFDNDLLNALGRKYGKSAGQVTLRWLVQQDGVGAIPRSSRPENMRANLDIFDFELSPEDMAAIHGLARGQRFSRFDWEPAWDD; this is encoded by the coding sequence ATGAGCGGCACGATCGCGGCGACGACGAAGACGATCCGCGGCGAGGCCATCCCGGCGCTCGGCTTCGGAACCTTCGAGCTGACCGGCCCGGCTGGCGAGACGGCGATCCGCACCGCGATCGATCTGGGCTACCGCCAGATCGACACCGCGATCCGCTATGGCAACGAGGCCGAGGTCGGGCGCGCGATCCGTGCGTCGGGCGTAGCGCGGGGTGAACTCTTCGTCACCACCAAGATCTGGTTCAACGACCTCGCGCCAGACACTGTCCACCGCCGCGTCGGCGAGAGCCTCGACCGGCTCGGTCTCGATCAGGTCGACCTGCTGCTCGTCCACTGGCCCACGAAAGATGTTCCGCTCGGCGAGACATTGGCCGCCTTCGCCGAGGAGAAGCGGAAGGGACGGACGCGGCTGATCGGCGTCAGCAACTTCACGGTCGCGCTGCTCGACGAAGCGCTGGAGGTCCACAAGGCCGAGCTGTTCTGCAACCAGGTCGAGTACCATCCCTTCCTGTCGCAGGAGAAGCTGCTGGCCCGGATGCGGCGCGCCGGCATGCTGCTGAACGCCTACCAGCCGATCGCGCGCGGCAAGGTCTTCGACAACGATCTGCTCAATGCGCTCGGCCGCAAATACGGGAAATCGGCGGGACAGGTGACGTTGCGCTGGCTGGTCCAGCAGGACGGCGTCGGCGCGATCCCGCGCTCGTCCCGGCCCGAGAATATGCGGGCCAACCTCGACATCTTCGATTTCGAGCTGTCACCGGAAGACATGGCGGCGATCCACGGGCTCGCCCGTGGGCAGCGCTTTTCCCGCTTCGACTGGGAACCCGCGTGGGATGACTGA
- a CDS encoding Gfo/Idh/MocA family oxidoreductase, whose product MIRIALLGAGLIGREHADLMASHPEISIVAICDPSPEAAKLAERLSVPHRADYVAMLDELRPDGAIIALPNQLHAPAALACIERGIACLIEKPVAESIASAARIVEAAERTGVPVLVGHQRRHSPDIRAAKRAIVAGELGDIVAVNGMTLFDKPTDYFDVAWRKSAGGGVLLINLIHDIDILRHLVGEIDSIRAFTSHARGFAVEDGASLSIRFANGALGSFIISDNAVSPWAWEYSSGQALYHPTQPGPCLFLAGRKAALSVSDMYLWRHEREDEHWQHPLARHYRGAAGLPTYVAQLAHFVAVIRREEQPLITARDGMATLAATLAVDRAAREDRTVTLAEMLAQTGAAR is encoded by the coding sequence ATGATCCGCATCGCACTGCTCGGAGCAGGCCTCATCGGCCGTGAGCACGCCGATCTCATGGCGTCGCATCCCGAAATATCCATCGTCGCTATCTGCGATCCCTCCCCGGAGGCCGCGAAGCTCGCCGAGCGGTTGTCGGTGCCGCACCGCGCCGACTACGTCGCCATGCTGGACGAGTTGCGCCCCGACGGCGCGATCATCGCACTGCCGAACCAGCTTCACGCTCCGGCTGCGCTGGCCTGCATCGAACGCGGGATTGCCTGCCTGATCGAGAAGCCCGTCGCGGAAAGCATTGCTTCCGCTGCCCGGATCGTCGAAGCGGCCGAACGGACCGGCGTGCCGGTACTGGTCGGCCATCAACGTCGCCACAGCCCCGATATCCGCGCCGCCAAGCGCGCAATCGTGGCCGGCGAACTGGGCGACATCGTCGCCGTCAACGGCATGACATTGTTCGACAAGCCGACCGACTATTTCGACGTCGCCTGGAGGAAGAGCGCCGGCGGCGGCGTGCTGCTCATCAACCTGATCCACGATATCGACATCCTGCGCCATCTGGTCGGCGAGATCGACAGCATCCGCGCCTTCACCTCCCATGCACGCGGCTTCGCGGTCGAAGACGGGGCGAGCCTCTCCATCCGCTTCGCCAATGGCGCGCTGGGAAGCTTCATCATCTCCGACAATGCCGTCAGCCCGTGGGCCTGGGAGTACAGCTCTGGCCAGGCCCTCTACCACCCCACGCAGCCGGGACCGTGCCTGTTCCTGGCCGGGCGCAAGGCGGCCCTGTCGGTCTCGGACATGTATCTGTGGCGTCACGAGCGGGAGGACGAGCACTGGCAGCACCCTCTGGCGCGTCACTATCGCGGCGCCGCCGGCCTGCCGACCTATGTCGCCCAGCTCGCCCACTTCGTCGCCGTCATCCGGCGTGAGGAACAGCCGCTGATCACCGCCCGGGACGGCATGGCCACGCTCGCCGCAACGCTCGCGGTCGATCGTGCTGCCCGGGAAGACCGCACGGTCACCCTGGCGGAGATGCTCGCGCAGACCGGAGCGGCCAGATGA
- a CDS encoding transporter substrate-binding domain-containing protein, giving the protein MLGISSVRAAAFAFMAGLGLVGAATQADAQALENIKKAGVIRIGVMGEQAPWGSIDASGQNIGYDVDVARLIGEELGVKVEFVPNAVAARIPNLLTNKVDVQMAVMGMYPDRAKAVQFSKPYAGLKIILLSSKKNKIETIEDARNLRIGVPRGAAQDKAITTLLGDIPNIRRFDDDSSTMQALVSGQVDAIGGNTTYKINLDKASPGNDFEQKLVFNEQWQGICTKLGDAGINAWLNQFIDKIATDGRLEKISQKWLAQPLSAFPASVEGVPFTVK; this is encoded by the coding sequence ATGTTGGGAATTTCTTCAGTTCGCGCCGCCGCCTTCGCCTTTATGGCGGGACTCGGACTCGTCGGCGCTGCCACCCAGGCCGACGCCCAGGCGCTTGAAAACATCAAAAAGGCAGGCGTCATTCGCATCGGCGTGATGGGCGAGCAGGCCCCTTGGGGCTCGATCGATGCGAGCGGGCAGAATATTGGCTACGATGTCGATGTGGCCCGGCTCATCGGTGAGGAACTCGGGGTTAAGGTCGAGTTCGTGCCGAACGCCGTCGCGGCCCGCATCCCGAACCTGCTGACCAACAAGGTCGACGTCCAGATGGCGGTGATGGGTATGTATCCCGACCGCGCCAAGGCCGTGCAGTTCTCCAAGCCCTATGCCGGCCTGAAGATCATCCTGCTCTCCAGCAAGAAGAACAAGATCGAGACAATCGAGGACGCCCGCAACCTGCGCATCGGTGTGCCGCGCGGTGCTGCGCAGGACAAGGCGATCACGACGCTGCTCGGCGACATTCCGAATATTCGTCGCTTCGACGACGACAGCTCCACCATGCAGGCGCTGGTTTCCGGCCAGGTCGATGCGATCGGCGGCAATACGACCTATAAGATAAATCTCGACAAGGCCTCGCCCGGCAACGACTTCGAGCAGAAGCTGGTCTTCAACGAGCAATGGCAGGGCATCTGCACCAAGCTCGGCGACGCCGGGATCAACGCTTGGCTGAATCAGTTCATCGACAAGATCGCGACCGACGGCCGGCTCGAGAAGATCAGCCAGAAATGGCTGGCCCAGCCCCTGTCTGCCTTCCCGGCTTCAGTCGAGGGCGTGCCCTTCACCGTGAAGTAA
- a CDS encoding SDR family NAD(P)-dependent oxidoreductase codes for MQASETPRVAIVTGGAGGLGFPIAARLAAKGHKVAIWDIDSARAAAAKLPGARGYVVDVTDEKAVADATARVVQELGPLGILVTCAGHNGPLAPFAEYPSDGWRFVMSLNLDAVFHCCQAAVREMLKTGYGRIVNLASIAGKEGNPNAVAYSASKAGVIGLTKSIGKELATTQIRVNCVTPAAIETEMLAQLTPEFRAYVVSKIPVGRLGQADEVAALVSWLASEECSFSTGAVFDVSGGRATY; via the coding sequence ATGCAGGCAAGCGAGACGCCACGCGTCGCCATCGTGACGGGAGGAGCAGGCGGGCTGGGCTTTCCGATCGCGGCGCGGCTGGCCGCGAAAGGGCACAAGGTCGCGATCTGGGACATCGACAGTGCGCGCGCCGCGGCTGCGAAGCTGCCCGGCGCCCGGGGCTATGTCGTCGACGTGACGGATGAGAAGGCAGTCGCGGACGCAACGGCACGGGTCGTTCAGGAACTCGGCCCACTCGGAATTCTGGTGACCTGCGCCGGCCATAACGGACCACTGGCGCCCTTCGCGGAGTATCCGAGCGACGGCTGGCGCTTCGTGATGTCGCTCAACCTCGATGCCGTCTTCCACTGCTGCCAGGCAGCGGTGCGCGAGATGCTCAAGACCGGCTATGGCCGGATCGTCAATCTGGCCTCGATCGCGGGCAAGGAAGGCAACCCAAACGCCGTCGCCTATTCGGCCTCCAAGGCCGGCGTGATCGGCCTGACGAAGTCGATCGGCAAGGAACTCGCGACGACGCAGATCCGCGTGAATTGCGTGACGCCGGCAGCGATCGAAACCGAGATGCTCGCACAGCTGACGCCGGAGTTCAGGGCCTATGTCGTCTCCAAGATTCCGGTCGGACGCCTCGGCCAGGCGGATGAGGTGGCCGCGCTGGTAAGCTGGCTGGCGTCGGAGGAGTGCTCCTTCTCGACGGGGGCCGTCTTCGACGTCTCGGGTGGCCGCGCGACCTATTGA
- a CDS encoding sugar phosphate isomerase/epimerase: protein MHKQHRLSLAYLTVQGCPPVEHVRCAAAAGYDAAGLRLIAPHGLELAHPIVGNRALIREIHATAANLGISFLDGEVFTLLPETVMEPWLPVIETAAELGMPLMQITSEDPELSRASDNLGRIADIAEKHGIAIAIEFMRWRSAATIEDAARLATASGRKNVGILLDALHLSRSGGGPAAVAALKDKVLYLQLCDAPATKPANDAACIAEARGARMIPGEGGLWLNELMAELPADIAISVETPHRGDESLSFVEKARRGIAGTRNFLDSL from the coding sequence ATGCACAAGCAGCACCGCCTCTCGCTGGCCTATCTCACCGTTCAGGGTTGCCCGCCGGTCGAGCATGTCCGCTGCGCCGCTGCAGCGGGCTACGATGCCGCCGGCCTCAGGCTGATCGCGCCGCATGGGCTGGAACTCGCGCATCCGATCGTCGGCAACAGGGCGCTGATCCGCGAAATCCACGCGACGGCCGCCAATCTCGGAATCTCCTTTCTCGACGGGGAAGTATTTACTCTCCTGCCCGAGACCGTGATGGAGCCTTGGTTGCCGGTGATCGAGACGGCGGCGGAGCTCGGCATGCCGTTGATGCAGATCACGTCGGAGGACCCGGAGCTGTCCAGGGCCTCCGACAATCTCGGGCGGATCGCCGATATCGCAGAGAAGCACGGCATCGCCATCGCGATCGAGTTCATGCGCTGGCGCTCGGCGGCGACGATCGAGGATGCGGCACGGCTCGCCACCGCATCGGGACGCAAGAATGTCGGTATCCTCCTCGACGCATTGCATCTGTCGCGCTCTGGCGGCGGACCAGCGGCGGTCGCGGCGCTGAAGGACAAGGTGCTCTATCTCCAGCTCTGCGACGCCCCGGCGACGAAACCCGCCAACGATGCGGCCTGCATCGCCGAAGCGCGGGGAGCACGCATGATTCCGGGCGAAGGCGGCTTGTGGCTGAACGAGCTGATGGCGGAGCTTCCGGCGGATATCGCGATCAGCGTCGAGACGCCGCATCGCGGCGACGAGTCGTTGAGCTTTGTGGAAAAGGCGCGCAGGGGTATCGCCGGAACGCGCAATTTCCTCGATTCGCTTTAG
- a CDS encoding GntR family transcriptional regulator, translating into MAARQRGALTLRVTERLRQAIIDGEVELGDALSEDKLATKLGVSRSPVHEALTALEQQGLIDIKPQRGSFVFLPTREDIENLCEFRRMIETEALHLAMRRGRDATLAALKAAAHEMHEAIRAGDDLRSAHADTAFHAAPIENSGNSYLINAYRLVSGKVAALRSHRSTASIRSEANTEHFEIIARLEESDLPAALGALSNHILKMAKRYDIEPSRKRATAGRAARTPSLEHFGPLLD; encoded by the coding sequence GTGGCTGCGAGACAGCGAGGAGCTCTGACCTTGCGCGTGACCGAGCGCCTGCGTCAGGCGATCATCGACGGCGAGGTCGAACTCGGCGATGCGCTCTCGGAGGATAAGCTCGCGACCAAGCTCGGCGTGAGCCGCAGCCCGGTGCACGAGGCGCTGACGGCGCTGGAGCAGCAGGGGCTGATCGACATCAAGCCGCAGCGCGGCAGCTTCGTCTTCCTGCCGACCAGGGAGGACATCGAGAATCTCTGCGAATTCCGGCGGATGATCGAGACGGAAGCACTACACCTGGCTATGAGGCGCGGACGCGACGCGACGCTCGCCGCCCTGAAGGCGGCTGCGCATGAGATGCACGAAGCCATCCGCGCCGGCGACGATCTCCGTAGCGCCCATGCGGATACGGCGTTTCACGCCGCACCGATCGAGAACAGCGGCAACAGCTATCTGATCAACGCCTATCGGCTCGTCTCAGGCAAGGTCGCGGCGCTGCGTTCGCACCGATCCACTGCTTCGATCCGCAGCGAGGCGAACACCGAGCATTTCGAGATCATCGCCAGGTTGGAAGAGAGCGACCTGCCCGCGGCACTCGGGGCGCTCTCGAACCACATCCTGAAGATGGCGAAGCGATACGACATCGAACCATCGCGGAAACGCGCAACGGCGGGCCGGGCGGCGCGGACCCCGTCCCTGGAGCATTTCGGTCCTCTCTTGGACTAA
- a CDS encoding helix-turn-helix domain-containing protein: protein MTAGLIERYRLYGEPIRHVEPRFIHVEPIRERSGYHQWWIAPHAHRELHQLLLVSEGGGTMVSEGASSGIAVPAVLVIPAETVHGFTFTPVTDGWVISIALTALPASASSDSLVLALLDRPRCVGPIDPEAARQISQCFLSLSSELAWDGAGRNLAIEGEVLKLLAAFARATLATDMATASLSDTESLLLNRFRALVEAHFADHLPVSAYARKLGVSEDRLLMVCRKRFDAPPIQIIHQRIMVEAQRWLLYSSSPIGKIADALGFRDAGYFSRFFTKRLGVSPRSLRTG, encoded by the coding sequence ATGACCGCCGGATTGATCGAGCGTTACAGGCTGTACGGCGAGCCGATCAGGCATGTCGAACCGCGCTTCATCCATGTCGAGCCGATCCGCGAGCGCAGCGGCTACCATCAATGGTGGATCGCACCTCACGCCCATCGCGAGCTGCACCAGCTCCTGCTTGTTTCCGAAGGTGGCGGGACGATGGTCAGCGAGGGGGCGAGCTCCGGTATCGCGGTGCCGGCGGTCCTCGTCATTCCGGCCGAGACCGTGCACGGTTTCACCTTTACGCCGGTCACTGATGGCTGGGTCATCTCGATTGCACTCACAGCCCTGCCTGCTTCCGCGAGCAGCGACAGCCTGGTCTTGGCGCTTCTGGATCGACCACGTTGCGTCGGGCCTATCGATCCCGAGGCAGCACGCCAGATCAGCCAGTGCTTTCTGTCGCTATCGAGCGAACTCGCCTGGGACGGTGCCGGGCGCAATCTCGCGATCGAGGGAGAGGTTCTCAAGCTTCTCGCTGCATTTGCCCGTGCCACTCTAGCGACTGACATGGCGACAGCGTCGCTTTCCGATACAGAATCCCTGCTGCTGAACCGCTTCCGAGCGCTCGTCGAGGCCCATTTCGCGGACCATCTTCCTGTCTCCGCTTATGCTCGTAAGTTGGGAGTTTCAGAAGATCGTCTGCTGATGGTCTGCCGGAAGCGCTTCGACGCACCGCCCATTCAGATTATCCATCAGCGCATCATGGTCGAAGCCCAACGCTGGTTGCTCTACAGCTCCTCCCCGATCGGGAAGATCGCGGACGCGCTTGGTTTTCGGGACGCGGGTTATTTCTCGCGCTTCTTCACGAAGCGGTTGGGTGTCAGCCCGCGTAGCTTGCGAACCGGATAG
- a CDS encoding FAD-dependent oxidoreductase produces MTAEKADCDVLVIGAGAGGLSTAVTARKYGLDVIVAEKDRFFGGTMAYSGGVLWIPGNAHAAKAGLPDSCEAAKAYLRHEAGNFYAEDVVETFLDVGPRMVEFFERETEVRFLLSNYPDYHPDAPGGMAKGRSLTAAPYDARRLGTEIARLRPPLETITFIGMMFNSSNEDLKHFFRATRSLGSAFYVARRLAAHLKDLALYRRGIQITSGNALAARLAKSAFDLGIPILTETPAEGLLVEGGRIAGARFAIREGVREIRAHRAVVLACGGFPHDPARIAAAYPHVARGGRHVSPTPVGNTGDGIKLAETAGAEFAPRFPNAAAWMPVSEVPLGGGRTGVFPHLVDRYKPGVIAVNRAGRRFTNESESYHDVGAAMIADNADAGATEAWLICDHATIRKYGLGFAKPAPVPTSLYIRNGYLKRGDTLPALAKAAGLHPAGLMATVAQFNEGAEQGVDPAFGRGRSAFNRFLGDPDHKPNPNVAPIRQAPFYALRIVMGDLGTFDGLTTDVVGRVLAADGRPIEGLYAVGNDRASMMGGSYPGAGITLGPIMTFGYLAGCHLAGREP; encoded by the coding sequence ATGACCGCTGAAAAAGCCGATTGCGATGTGCTGGTGATCGGGGCTGGTGCCGGGGGATTGTCCACGGCGGTGACCGCCCGCAAGTACGGCCTCGACGTCATAGTCGCGGAAAAGGACCGGTTCTTCGGTGGCACCATGGCCTATTCGGGTGGGGTGCTCTGGATACCGGGCAATGCCCATGCGGCGAAGGCCGGCCTGCCGGATTCCTGCGAGGCGGCCAAGGCCTATCTGCGGCACGAAGCCGGCAACTTCTATGCCGAGGATGTCGTCGAGACCTTCCTCGACGTCGGGCCGCGCATGGTCGAATTCTTCGAGCGCGAGACAGAGGTTCGCTTCCTTCTGTCCAATTATCCAGATTATCACCCGGACGCGCCAGGAGGCATGGCGAAGGGGCGTTCGCTGACGGCCGCGCCCTACGACGCGCGTCGTCTCGGCACCGAGATCGCCCGGCTGCGGCCGCCGCTGGAGACGATCACCTTCATCGGCATGATGTTCAATTCATCCAACGAGGATCTGAAGCATTTCTTCCGGGCGACGCGCTCGCTCGGCTCGGCCTTCTATGTCGCGCGTCGGCTCGCCGCGCATCTGAAGGATCTCGCCCTCTATCGGCGCGGGATCCAGATCACCAGCGGCAACGCCCTCGCCGCCCGGCTCGCCAAATCGGCCTTCGATCTCGGCATCCCGATCCTGACCGAGACGCCAGCCGAAGGCCTGCTGGTCGAGGGCGGCCGCATTGCCGGCGCGCGCTTTGCCATCAGGGAGGGTGTTCGGGAGATCCGCGCCCACCGTGCCGTCGTGCTGGCCTGCGGCGGCTTCCCGCATGACCCGGCGCGGATCGCCGCCGCCTATCCGCACGTCGCTCGCGGCGGGCGACATGTCTCGCCGACGCCGGTCGGCAATACGGGCGATGGCATCAAGCTGGCGGAAACGGCCGGAGCGGAGTTCGCGCCGCGCTTCCCGAACGCCGCGGCCTGGATGCCGGTCTCCGAGGTCCCGCTCGGCGGCGGGCGCACCGGCGTGTTCCCGCATCTCGTCGACCGCTACAAGCCCGGCGTCATCGCAGTGAACCGGGCCGGCCGGCGTTTCACGAACGAGTCGGAATCCTACCATGACGTCGGCGCCGCCATGATCGCGGACAATGCGGACGCAGGCGCCACCGAAGCCTGGCTGATCTGCGACCATGCCACGATCCGCAAATACGGCCTCGGCTTCGCCAAGCCGGCCCCCGTCCCGACCAGCCTCTATATCCGCAACGGCTACCTCAAGCGCGGCGACACGCTGCCGGCACTGGCGAAGGCGGCAGGCCTCCACCCGGCTGGGCTGATGGCGACAGTCGCGCAATTCAACGAGGGGGCGGAGCAAGGTGTGGACCCCGCCTTCGGACGCGGGCGGAGCGCCTTCAACCGCTTCCTGGGCGACCCGGACCATAAGCCGAACCCGAATGTCGCGCCGATCCGGCAGGCGCCGTTCTATGCGCTGCGAATCGTCATGGGCGACCTCGGCACCTTCGATGGGCTGACGACCGATGTGGTCGGCCGCGTTCTGGCCGCTGACGGACGGCCGATCGAGGGGCTCTACGCCGTCGGCAATGACAGGGCGAGCATGATGGGCGGCAGCTATCCAGGCGCCGGCATCACGCTCGGCCCGATCATGACTTTCGGCTATCTGGCCGGGTGCCACCTCGCCGGCCGCGAACCTTGA
- a CDS encoding SDR family oxidoreductase, with protein sequence MSNDLAGAFDLAGAVCVVTGAGGGLGGAIALALARAGGRIAMLDRSVAAAEESLEQVRRAGADGAVFPCDVSDPTSVARAAEASAAQLGPCRVLVNNAALLRPGALDALTLEEWNAVLSVNLTGYFLCAQSFARQMRAHGGGAMVHIASIAATHAQGFSGAYSISKAGIVMLSRQIALEWGPQGIRSNVVSPGLVLTPMSRGFYDDPELKRRREQAVPLGRIGQPDDIADAVAFLASEQARYVTGEEITVDGGFTRGLMSLIPRPGYAPTAGPAA encoded by the coding sequence ATGAGCAACGATCTGGCGGGCGCGTTCGACCTGGCTGGCGCGGTCTGTGTGGTAACCGGTGCCGGTGGCGGTCTCGGTGGCGCGATCGCGCTGGCCCTGGCCAGGGCCGGCGGGCGGATCGCGATGCTCGACCGCTCGGTGGCTGCGGCCGAGGAGAGCCTTGAACAGGTCCGGCGCGCCGGGGCGGACGGCGCTGTCTTTCCTTGCGATGTCTCGGATCCCACGAGTGTTGCTCGAGCTGCGGAAGCCTCTGCGGCCCAGCTCGGCCCCTGCCGCGTCCTCGTCAACAACGCGGCGCTGCTGCGCCCCGGCGCGCTCGATGCTCTGACGCTTGAAGAGTGGAACGCCGTGTTGTCGGTCAACCTCACCGGCTATTTCCTCTGCGCACAGAGCTTCGCCCGACAGATGCGCGCCCATGGCGGCGGCGCGATGGTCCATATCGCCTCGATCGCGGCAACGCATGCGCAGGGCTTCAGCGGCGCCTACAGCATCAGCAAGGCCGGGATCGTGATGCTCTCCCGGCAGATCGCGCTGGAATGGGGGCCACAGGGCATCCGCAGCAATGTCGTCAGCCCCGGCCTCGTGCTGACGCCGATGAGCCGCGGCTTCTACGACGATCCGGAACTGAAGCGCCGGCGCGAGCAGGCCGTCCCGCTGGGGCGCATCGGGCAGCCGGACGACATCGCCGATGCCGTCGCCTTCCTGGCAAGCGAACAGGCCCGCTACGTCACCGGCGAGGAGATCACCGTCGATGGCGGCTTCACGCGCGGCCTGATGAGCCTGATCCCCCGGCCGGGCTACGCGCCAACAGCCGGACCTGCCGCTTGA
- a CDS encoding SDR family oxidoreductase: MAVRQKAIITGAADGIGWALARRFAAAGCRVAIADIDGERAAARAAELGDGQIALACDVADEASVGAAATAAAEVLGGIDILVNNAGIGDTHLPTLEQDIGHFERVLKVHLNGTFLMSREVARLMAGHGGAILNISSIAGLGGLPRRNAYGAAKAGIAQMTKNFACEWAGLGIRVNALAPGYVGTALVKTLEAAGRIDRHKLERRIPMGRLAEPEEIAEAGWFLCSPAASYVTGAILSVDGGWQAFSDAGDASSR, encoded by the coding sequence ATGGCCGTGCGACAAAAGGCGATCATCACCGGAGCTGCCGACGGGATCGGCTGGGCGCTGGCCCGGCGTTTCGCCGCGGCGGGTTGCCGCGTCGCCATCGCCGACATCGACGGGGAGCGTGCCGCGGCGCGCGCCGCCGAGCTCGGAGACGGGCAAATCGCCCTCGCCTGCGATGTCGCCGATGAGGCCTCGGTCGGTGCCGCCGCGACGGCAGCGGCAGAGGTGCTTGGTGGGATCGACATCCTTGTCAACAATGCCGGGATCGGCGACACGCATCTGCCGACCCTGGAGCAGGATATCGGCCATTTCGAGCGCGTCCTGAAGGTGCATCTCAATGGCACCTTCCTGATGTCGCGCGAGGTGGCGCGGCTCATGGCCGGGCACGGCGGCGCGATCCTCAACATCAGTTCGATCGCCGGGCTCGGCGGTCTGCCTCGCCGCAACGCCTATGGCGCCGCCAAGGCCGGCATCGCGCAGATGACCAAGAACTTCGCCTGCGAATGGGCCGGTCTCGGCATCCGCGTCAACGCGCTGGCGCCGGGCTATGTCGGGACCGCGCTGGTGAAGACACTCGAGGCCGCCGGCCGGATCGACCGGCACAAGCTGGAACGGCGCATCCCGATGGGACGCCTTGCCGAGCCGGAGGAGATCGCGGAGGCTGGCTGGTTCCTGTGCTCGCCGGCCGCGTCCTACGTCACCGGCGCGATCCTCAGCGTGGATGGCGGCTGGCAGGCCTTCTCCGACGCCGGCGACGCATCCAGCCGCTGA
- a CDS encoding sugar phosphate isomerase/epimerase family protein — protein MKVAAHTFGFVWQESAEATVEALAAAGFRNVQLMATLPHFDPWRDAAARTARLRAIIERYGLRVLAGDLASSDINLASTSSEVVRFAVDAYRRLIARCAELGAVDVCVGSGRRHALLAKANERLMESFRPAFREIVEEARRRGLGVGLENHPQGLLADAATIRDFLDEEGYADVRVIYDVANAVAIGEDPVEGLATLHSRISAVHLSDSPLGQWRHDPIGSGEIDFAAIGHELKRQSYGGPVVLEILSDTPLVHLLDGIRKLTQDGWTFEDRPHI, from the coding sequence ATGAAGGTAGCCGCCCATACCTTCGGCTTCGTCTGGCAGGAGAGCGCCGAAGCCACGGTCGAGGCGCTCGCGGCGGCCGGTTTCCGCAATGTCCAGCTCATGGCCACCTTGCCGCATTTCGATCCCTGGCGGGACGCCGCCGCCCGCACGGCTCGGCTGCGCGCCATCATCGAGCGTTATGGGCTGCGCGTTCTGGCGGGCGATCTCGCCAGCAGCGACATCAATCTGGCGAGCACCTCCAGCGAAGTCGTGCGCTTCGCCGTCGATGCCTATCGTCGATTGATCGCGCGCTGCGCCGAGCTGGGCGCCGTCGATGTCTGCGTCGGCTCCGGCCGCCGCCACGCGCTGCTCGCCAAGGCCAATGAGCGGCTGATGGAGAGCTTTCGGCCCGCCTTCCGCGAAATCGTCGAGGAGGCGCGGCGCCGTGGCCTCGGCGTCGGTCTCGAGAATCATCCGCAAGGGCTGCTCGCCGATGCCGCGACCATTCGCGACTTCCTCGACGAGGAGGGCTATGCGGATGTCCGCGTGATCTACGACGTCGCGAATGCCGTCGCCATCGGCGAGGATCCGGTCGAGGGGCTTGCGACGCTTCATTCGCGGATCAGCGCCGTCCACCTGTCCGACAGCCCGCTCGGCCAGTGGCGGCACGATCCCATCGGCAGCGGCGAGATCGACTTCGCTGCGATCGGCCACGAACTGAAACGGCAGTCCTATGGCGGGCCGGTCGTTCTCGAAATCCTCTCCGACACGCCGCTGGTGCACCTGCTCGACGGTATCCGCAAGCTCACGCAGGACGGGTGGACCTTCGAGGATAGGCCGCATATTTGA